One stretch of Plutella xylostella chromosome 15, ilPluXylo3.1, whole genome shotgun sequence DNA includes these proteins:
- the LOC105387048 gene encoding uncharacterized protein LOC105387048, whose product MPKRSSEAKIQYYEAKLQKLQEKQKATPPAVRRRCIVYSDSSTDDNSDNEPLAENLSPQPEEQSPVVTIDAPPETTNTDTLTQVDESEEIDVEFLSALGDTTPETPMYGEKIHETLAQRWLPILRRGLPKEAAESLLKEYRIPENCKLLRAPTLNPEIISAINGAARGRDKKIENLQQQLGLGITAINRAMNTLVTGSGDDKQDKVQAVKVLSDACRILSDLHYKESESRSNLILPGLDKSFLSVIQDVERDESLFGSKLGDKIRASQMIEKQGLQIKKVVTIQKPPAPSTSKSANGSRYQGNWSTPSRFQPSSSNRGGRGGAQKIQATQRPTYPSRGTTQAKGSYNKQRAPPRH is encoded by the exons atgcCAAAGCGCAGTAGTGAAGCGAAGATTCAGTATTATGAAGCAAAATTACAGAAGTtacaagaaaaacaaaaagccACACCGCCGGCTGTGCGCCGACGATGTATAGTTTATTCAGATTCATCAACGGATGACAACTCAG ACAACGAGCCGCTGGCCGAAAACCTGTCACCACAACCGGAAGAGCAATCTCCCGTGGTAACGATTGATGCTCCGCCTGAGACAACCAATACTGATACCCTGACGCAAGTGGACGAGTCGGAAGAAATTGATGTCGAGTTTCTTTCGGCTTTAGGCGATACAACTCCGGAAACGCCTATGTACGGCGAAAAAATTCACGAGACATTGGCGCAAAGATGGTTGCCAATTCTCCGCCGCGGCTTGCCTAAGGAGGCAGCTGAATCATTACTAAAGGAATATAGGATTCCCGAAAATTGTAAACTGTTGAGAGCGCCGACACTCAACCCAGAAATCATTTCGGCCATAAACGGTGCTGCCAGGGGCAGAGATAAGAAGATCGAGAATCTTCAGCAACAACTCGGCCTGGGCATAACTGCTATCAACCGAGCCATGAATACACTGGTTACTGGCAGCGGTGATGATAAGCAGGATAAAGTCCAAGCTGTTAAGGTTTTATCTGATGCATGCCGCATATTATCTGACCTTCACTATAAAGAATCAGAATCCAgatcaaatttaattttaccagGACTGGACAAATCTTTCCTTTCTGTCATTCAAGATGTAGAAAGGGACGAGTCGCTATTTGGAAGTAAACTCGGTGACAAGATCAGAGCATCTCAGATGATCGAGAAACAAGGActccaaattaaaaaagtCGTCACGATCCAGAAACCTCCTGCGCCGTCCACGTCCAAGTCGGCTAACGGATCCCGCTACCAGGGAAACTGGTCCACGCCTTCCCGCTTCCAGCCGTCGTCGTCGAAcaggggggggaggggaggCGCGCAGAAGATCCAAGCGACGCAGAGACCAACGTATCCGTCACGGGGAACGACACAAGCGAAGGGCAGCTACAACAAGCAGCGTGCTCCTCCACGCCACTAA